The Oceanidesulfovibrio indonesiensis DNA segment AAAACAACACAGAGGAGAAAGCAATGGTCAAGAAAGTCAAGTCGGTACGTGTTCCGCCGGAACTTGAGGAGCTCGATCTGACCCGCCTGGTCAAAGAGTGCGAGGGCTACCTGCGCGATCTGGAGTCCGCCAGCCTGCTCAAGGCCCAGGGAGATGATGAGGCCTCCAACGCGCTGCTCGCCGCCCGGCGCGACGATTTAGGGCGTAAAATTGCTCGCCTCGTGCTTCAGGCGCGGGCCCGCTACGGCCTGTTGCGGCATATCGACAAGGCCGATGTGGAAGGCGATGCAACCGGGTCTGCGGGACCAGCTGGGTCTACGGGATCGGGGGAGACTGCGCCGGGGTCTTCGACGACCTGAACAGGTGTCCGTCAGGGGCAGCATGGGCGCGGAGCGAGCGGCAGCCGTTCGCCCAGGGCAATGCCGTGCTCGTCCACATGGGCCACATAGGGCCACACCTCCACGCCGGCATCGATGCCGGCGTACAGAGCCGCAGCGAACAACGGGTCGATGAAATCCGCCGGCGCGAAGCATCGTCCGTCCGTCCGTTGCACCAGACAGAAAATGCCGGCCCGATATCCGGCGGCGGCGAGCGTTGCCAGCTCCAGCAGGTGCTTCCTGCCACGCTCCGTGGCTGCGTCGGGAAAATACGCTACCTCCTCCTCCACCAATGTTACATTCTTTGCCTCCAGCCAGCAGGTGGGCGAGCCGTATCCTTCGAGCCTGCCATCGAACCGCGAAGCACCGGAGCGCTTCTCGGGCGTGAAGGTGTGATATCCGCACAAGCCAAACTCCTCGCGCATGGACGGGCAACGCATCACGGCGGCGAGCATGCGGTTGGGTGTGGATGTGTTCACGCCGACCCACATGTCGTCCACCCGGATGGCTTCCAACGTGCAGGGAAGTTTACGGTTCGGGTTGGACGAGGTGGAGAAGAGCGCCTTTCGCCCCTCGCGAACGAGTCCGACCATGGAGCCGGAGTTGTTCGTATGCGCCAGAAACGTGCGGCCGTCATGGTCGCGGGCGTGTATGATGAAACGTTTTTCCCGGGATACGATCTGGGCCTCGAAGGTATCAGGTGGGTGCGAAATAACGAGTTTCACGGTGTGGATTCCGGAAGGCTGATGGTGTGTGGTTCGGATCAAGAACAAATACCTGGAGAAAAAGACTGGCGCGCCGCGGCGTGAAGGAGTATGGGGCCGGGAAGGCGAACAGGACAGATATACCTAGAACCACAGGCCGTCAGCACATTTTTTGAGGTGGATTCAATGAGAATTGCGAAGCGTCTTCAGGAACTCAAGCCTTCCGCCACAATGGCCGTTTCGGCCAAAGCCATGGAGCTCAGGGCCCAGGGCAAAGAAATCATCAGCCTTTCGGTGGGCGAAACCGATTTTCCTACACCGGAGCATGTCCGCACCGCGGCAAAGGCGGCCATAGACGAAGGATATGCCCGCTACACCCAGGTTCCCGGGCTGCCGGAGCTCCGCGAGGCCGTTGCCGGCTACTTCAACAAAACGACTGGCACGAGCGCCGAAGGCAAGCATACCATTGTCACCAACGGCGGCAAGCAGGGCCTTTTCAACTTGTTCCAGAGCCTGCTCGATCCCGGCGACGAGGTCTTGGTGCCGTCGCCGTACTGGGTTTCCTACCCGGCCATGATCCAGCTGGCTCAGGGCGTCACCGTCACGGTGCCGACCACGTCGGAGAAGGGATTCAAGGCAAGCGTCGAAGATTTCCGGGCAGCGTTGACGGACAAGACGCGCGTGCTCCTGTTCAACTCGCCGTCCAACCCCACGGGCGCAGCATATACGCGCGATGAGATCGACGCGATCATGGAGTTCGCCCTGGAAAAGGGCCTCTATATCATTTCCGACGAGATATACGACCAGCTCGTCTACCCGCCGGCCGAACACGCATCGCTGGCCCCGTGGTGGGAAAAGGCGCCGGAGAACGTCGCCGTGATGAATGGCCTTTCCAAGTCCTTCAGCATGACAGGCTGGCGCGTGGGGTACTGTCTCGCCCACGAAGATATGGTCAAAGCACTCAGCAAAATCCAGGGCCAGTCCACCTCCTGCGTCAACGTCATTGCCCAGAAGGCGGCCATTGCCGCGCTCAACGGCCCACTGGACGAACTCAAGGCCATGCGCGAGATATTCATGCGCCGCCGGGACCTGCTGCTCGATCGTCTGAACGGCTGGTCCGGAGTGAGCTGTCCTACACCCGAGGGCGCGTTCTACGTGTTTCCGGATTTTTCCTCGTTGTATGACGCCGCGCGTCCGGATTCCACTTCGCTGTGCACCTGGCTGCTGGAGGAAGCGGGAGTAGCCGCCGTGCCGGGCGCTGCATTCGGCGAAGATCGCTGCATCCGGCTGTCGTATGCGCTGGACGATGCCGCGCTCATGGAGGCGCTGGACCGCATCGGCCGCGCCTTGGGTCTGGGCTGAAAACAGACCCCTGGAACTCTCCGCGACGTTCCCGTATCCTGCCACGGATTCCATCAAGCCGTTCTGGATCGGGAACGTCCCGCTCCGGCGTGAAGCCTTCCGGAGTATTTGCACATCATTATGCCTGACAAGAAAACGCAAGCTGCGAACCCGGGCGACTCATTCGCCACGGCGTTCGGGTTCACCAAGATCCTCTCGCTTTCATCTCTTGTGCTCATTCTGGCCACAGGTCTCATCTTGTCCGTGGTCATCGCCAACTCTGCCCGACAGACTTTGCTTGAAAAACAGGAGCAATTCGCCACCCTCCTGGCCGAAAACCTGAACCACCAGATATACCGCCGCTTCATCCTGCCCACGCTCATCGGGTTCGGCTCCATCGAACTTTCCCAGGAAGCCCAGTACGATCGGCTTGAGCGAACCATCGAGTCGGCCACACGTGGTCTCAAC contains these protein-coding regions:
- a CDS encoding pyridoxal phosphate-dependent aminotransferase, translating into MRIAKRLQELKPSATMAVSAKAMELRAQGKEIISLSVGETDFPTPEHVRTAAKAAIDEGYARYTQVPGLPELREAVAGYFNKTTGTSAEGKHTIVTNGGKQGLFNLFQSLLDPGDEVLVPSPYWVSYPAMIQLAQGVTVTVPTTSEKGFKASVEDFRAALTDKTRVLLFNSPSNPTGAAYTRDEIDAIMEFALEKGLYIISDEIYDQLVYPPAEHASLAPWWEKAPENVAVMNGLSKSFSMTGWRVGYCLAHEDMVKALSKIQGQSTSCVNVIAQKAAIAALNGPLDELKAMREIFMRRRDLLLDRLNGWSGVSCPTPEGAFYVFPDFSSLYDAARPDSTSLCTWLLEEAGVAAVPGAAFGEDRCIRLSYALDDAALMEALDRIGRALGLG
- the sfsA gene encoding DNA/RNA nuclease SfsA, translating into MKLVISHPPDTFEAQIVSREKRFIIHARDHDGRTFLAHTNNSGSMVGLVREGRKALFSTSSNPNRKLPCTLEAIRVDDMWVGVNTSTPNRMLAAVMRCPSMREEFGLCGYHTFTPEKRSGASRFDGRLEGYGSPTCWLEAKNVTLVEEEVAYFPDAATERGRKHLLELATLAAAGYRAGIFCLVQRTDGRCFAPADFIDPLFAAALYAGIDAGVEVWPYVAHVDEHGIALGERLPLAPRPCCP